In Gemmatimonadaceae bacterium, the following proteins share a genomic window:
- a CDS encoding MerR family transcriptional regulator produces MKVGDLAKRTGLSVRTLHYYDEIGLLQPRDITSSGHRVYGAGELARLQRIKSLRQLGFSLDEIRACLDAPEFSAHRVIELHIKRLREQIGEQERLVSVLETLDASFVAGAIASPDELIRAIESMTSLEREFTPEEWNEIKERGERFGRDHVRAVEREWPGLIARMRAAMLRGDDPASADVAALAARWRELVREFTGGNPEIERKVRAGYVNDPDRMKRAGLDPALFAYVNRAIRALDVLEPAAAILQRTGH; encoded by the coding sequence ATGAAAGTTGGAGACCTCGCCAAACGCACGGGACTATCCGTGCGGACGCTGCATTACTACGACGAGATCGGTTTGCTCCAACCGCGGGATATTACGTCTTCCGGCCATCGCGTCTATGGCGCCGGCGAACTGGCGCGCCTGCAGCGCATCAAGTCGCTTCGGCAGCTCGGCTTCAGCCTCGACGAAATTCGCGCTTGCCTCGACGCCCCGGAGTTTTCGGCGCATCGCGTGATCGAGCTCCACATCAAACGGCTGCGCGAGCAGATCGGCGAGCAGGAGCGGCTCGTATCGGTCCTCGAGACGCTCGACGCGAGCTTCGTCGCTGGCGCGATCGCGTCACCCGACGAACTGATTCGGGCCATCGAGAGCATGACGTCGCTCGAGCGCGAGTTCACGCCGGAAGAGTGGAACGAGATCAAGGAGCGCGGCGAGCGGTTCGGGCGCGACCACGTGCGTGCCGTGGAGCGCGAATGGCCGGGCCTCATCGCCCGCATGCGCGCGGCGATGCTGCGCGGCGACGATCCGGCGAGCGCCGACGTCGCGGCCCTCGCGGCCCGATGGCGCGAGCTCGTGCGCGAATTCACCGGCGGGAACCCCGAGATCGAACGCAAAGTGCGCGCGGGATACGTGAACGATCCCGACCGAATGAAGCGTGCCGGTCTCGATCCGGCGCTCTTCGCGTACGTCAATCGGGCGATTCGCGCCCTCGATGTATTAGAGCCTGCCGCCGCGATTTTGCAGCGGACTGGCCACTGA
- a CDS encoding neutral zinc metallopeptidase encodes MRWTPGGESGNIEDRRGSGGIGPVHVGIGGTVILIVLSLIFGRDFVSDNTNPNPYSAGGTAAGSLGPGGPGGPGAPVNESPEEAREVQFVSFVLDTAEATWAKILPATTGTQWQPTKLVLFRDATATGCGVGQTAMGPFYCPVDQKLYIDLAFYDELRSRFGAPGEFAQAYVLAHELGHHVQHLLGIDASVRRAQQRDPSAANDLSVRLELQADCFAGVWGHESQGEGILEPGDLESGLNAAAAVGDDRIQGATTGHVNTDTFTHGSSAQRVYWFKRGFASGEPKDCDTFNGAI; translated from the coding sequence ATGCGCTGGACTCCCGGCGGTGAAAGCGGGAACATCGAGGACCGCCGCGGTTCCGGCGGCATCGGGCCCGTTCACGTGGGTATCGGCGGCACGGTCATCCTGATCGTGCTCAGCCTGATCTTCGGACGCGATTTCGTCTCCGACAACACGAATCCCAACCCGTACTCCGCCGGCGGCACCGCGGCGGGCTCGCTAGGTCCAGGCGGGCCCGGCGGGCCGGGCGCTCCGGTCAACGAGTCGCCCGAGGAAGCGCGAGAGGTTCAGTTCGTCTCGTTCGTATTGGACACGGCAGAGGCGACGTGGGCCAAGATTCTTCCGGCGACGACGGGTACACAGTGGCAGCCGACCAAACTCGTCCTGTTCCGCGACGCCACGGCCACGGGCTGCGGCGTCGGGCAGACCGCGATGGGCCCATTCTATTGCCCCGTCGATCAGAAGTTGTACATCGACCTCGCCTTCTACGACGAGTTGCGTTCGCGGTTCGGTGCGCCGGGTGAGTTCGCGCAGGCGTATGTTCTCGCGCACGAGCTCGGTCACCACGTCCAGCATCTGCTCGGCATCGACGCCTCGGTGCGCCGCGCGCAGCAGCGTGATCCCTCGGCCGCGAACGACCTCTCGGTGCGTCTCGAGCTTCAGGCGGATTGCTTCGCCGGCGTGTGGGGCCACGAGTCGCAAGGCGAAGGAATTCTCGAGCCGGGCGACCTCGAGTCGGGCCTGAACGCGGCGGCCGCCGTGGGCGACGACCGCATTCAGGGCGCGACAACCGGCCACGTGAACACCGACACGTTCACGCACGGCTCCTCCGCGCAGCGCGTCTATTGGTTCAAGCGCGGATTCGCCTCGGGGGAGCCGAAGGACTGCGACACGTTCAACGGAGCGATCTAG
- the treS gene encoding maltose alpha-D-glucosyltransferase, whose translation MNTNDPALWYKDAIVYQLHVKCFRDSNADGYGDFRGLIDKLDYVRQLGANTIWLLPFYPSPLKDDGYDISAYEEINPAYGTIEDFRAFLAAAHERDIRVITELVINHTSDQHPWFQRARQAPKGSREREWYVWSDDPNKYAGTRIIFSDTERSNWAWDPEAQQFYWHRFFSHQPDLNFDNPDVLAALLNVMRFWLRMGVDGLRLDAIPYLVEREGTGCENLPETHAVLKTLRATVDAEFPNRVFLAEANLWPSDVVAYFGNSDECHMAFNFPIMPRMYMAVRKEDRTPIVEIMRQTPEIPFDCQWAVFLRNHDELTLETVTDEERDYMYREYARDPRMRINAGIRRRLAPLMESGRRQIELMNALLMSMPGTPIVYYGDEIGMGDNIYLGDRNGVRTPMQWSADRNAGFSEAETAALYSPLIVDPPYGFHTVNVSAQERTPTSLLRWTRRLVSVRQEYKAFGRGTWEAINCPNRRVLVFLRRYEDETILCVNNLSRFAQYVELELRDFENCVPVELWSKACFPSIRDVPYVLTLGPHNFLWFRIVSSEQAKEIQRQLP comes from the coding sequence GTGAATACGAACGACCCCGCCCTCTGGTACAAAGACGCGATCGTCTACCAGCTTCACGTCAAATGCTTTCGCGACTCCAACGCCGACGGCTACGGCGACTTTCGCGGGCTGATCGACAAGCTGGACTACGTTCGCCAACTCGGCGCGAACACGATCTGGCTGTTGCCGTTCTATCCGTCGCCGCTCAAGGACGACGGCTACGACATCTCGGCGTACGAGGAGATCAATCCGGCGTACGGCACGATCGAAGATTTTCGCGCGTTCCTCGCCGCCGCGCACGAGCGCGACATTCGCGTCATCACCGAATTGGTGATCAACCACACGTCGGACCAGCATCCATGGTTCCAGCGCGCGCGCCAGGCCCCCAAGGGATCGCGCGAGCGCGAGTGGTACGTGTGGAGCGACGACCCGAACAAGTACGCGGGCACGCGGATCATCTTCAGCGATACCGAGCGCTCCAACTGGGCGTGGGATCCGGAGGCGCAGCAGTTCTATTGGCACCGCTTCTTCAGCCATCAGCCCGACCTCAACTTCGACAATCCGGACGTGCTGGCCGCGCTGCTCAATGTGATGCGGTTCTGGCTGCGCATGGGCGTCGACGGGTTGCGGCTCGACGCGATCCCATACCTCGTGGAACGCGAGGGCACGGGCTGCGAGAACCTTCCGGAAACGCACGCCGTCCTCAAGACGCTTCGCGCGACAGTCGACGCGGAGTTCCCCAATCGCGTTTTTCTCGCCGAGGCGAACCTCTGGCCGAGCGACGTTGTGGCGTACTTCGGGAACAGCGACGAATGCCACATGGCGTTCAACTTCCCGATCATGCCGCGCATGTACATGGCGGTGCGCAAGGAAGACCGCACGCCGATCGTCGAGATCATGCGGCAGACGCCGGAGATTCCGTTCGACTGCCAGTGGGCGGTGTTCCTGCGCAACCACGACGAGCTCACGCTCGAGACGGTGACGGACGAAGAGCGCGACTACATGTACCGCGAATACGCGCGCGATCCGCGCATGCGCATCAACGCCGGCATCCGCCGCCGCCTCGCGCCGCTCATGGAAAGCGGCCGCCGCCAGATCGAGCTGATGAACGCGCTGTTGATGTCGATGCCGGGCACGCCGATCGTCTACTACGGCGACGAAATCGGCATGGGCGACAACATCTATCTCGGCGATCGCAACGGCGTGCGCACGCCGATGCAGTGGAGCGCCGACCGCAACGCCGGCTTCAGCGAAGCAGAAACCGCGGCGCTGTACTCGCCGCTCATCGTCGATCCACCGTACGGATTTCACACGGTGAACGTCTCCGCGCAGGAGCGCACGCCGACGTCGCTGCTCCGGTGGACGCGTCGGCTCGTGTCGGTGCGGCAGGAATACAAGGCGTTCGGCCGCGGGACTTGGGAAGCGATCAACTGTCCGAACCGACGCGTCCTCGTCTTTCTGCGGCGGTACGAAGACGAGACGATCCTCTGTGTCAACAACCTCTCGCGCTTCGCGCAGTACGTCGAGCTCGAGCTCCGTGACTTCGAGAATTGCGTTCCGGTCGAGCTATGGAGCAAGGCGTGTTTCCCGTCGATTCGCGACGTGCCGTACGTGTTGACGCTCGGCCCGCACAATTTCCTGTGGTTCAGGATCGTGTCGTCGGAGCAGGCGAAAGAGATTCAGCGTCAACTGCCATAG
- a CDS encoding zf-HC2 domain-containing protein, giving the protein MQHLDEGTIHAWLDGELPPDDAESAARHVAGCAECRALVVEARGLLAGASRIASALDAAPAGVVPPAQHGGGATTRRRQWYRFAFTPVRMSIAATIIAAAGLTFTARRVAENSALGEKAADKQFVTVPTFTAPKRAGSPVADSIVALKEMSASGKAKAPAPAPSSARAAASADLSSTKPSASSKPQLTDAAGFEKKTAHLDRRAVTNSPRHVAAAPAAAPAAEPAPPVRQLDSTRAKDELVKVSADSLRRGDALERRRAAFVAGGVNQMQGSVLTERDAAGSRVFTFRDCYRLAVDSTEWRGVLPSGFALDARETALNGAVPAAASFTPSRGGVAGGVGGARGGAASGAAQPTASSIPAAAPAPAVNSVRALDSNGRVGPTAIGLWFLGHADTIGVRLSRSDSSHKLVTLLMTGSGSSARVIAGDRADSVRVARVSCPR; this is encoded by the coding sequence ATGCAGCATCTTGACGAAGGAACGATCCACGCGTGGCTCGACGGAGAGCTGCCGCCGGACGACGCGGAGAGCGCCGCCCGACATGTGGCGGGATGCGCGGAGTGCCGCGCTCTCGTCGTCGAAGCGCGAGGGCTTCTGGCCGGAGCGTCGCGCATCGCGTCCGCGCTCGACGCGGCGCCCGCGGGCGTAGTTCCTCCGGCGCAGCACGGTGGGGGAGCGACAACGCGTCGGCGGCAGTGGTATCGGTTCGCGTTCACGCCGGTGCGGATGTCGATTGCGGCGACGATCATCGCGGCCGCCGGCCTCACGTTCACCGCGCGCCGCGTTGCCGAAAACAGCGCGTTGGGTGAGAAGGCAGCCGACAAGCAGTTCGTCACTGTTCCGACGTTCACGGCGCCGAAGAGGGCGGGCAGCCCTGTCGCCGACTCGATCGTCGCGCTCAAGGAGATGTCAGCGTCGGGCAAGGCCAAGGCGCCGGCCCCGGCCCCGTCGTCCGCGCGTGCGGCTGCGAGTGCCGACCTGTCCTCAACCAAGCCGAGTGCGTCGTCCAAGCCGCAGTTGACTGACGCCGCCGGATTCGAGAAAAAAACCGCGCATCTGGATCGGCGAGCCGTCACGAATTCGCCGCGTCACGTCGCTGCTGCGCCGGCAGCGGCGCCCGCTGCCGAGCCGGCGCCTCCGGTGAGGCAACTCGACTCGACGCGCGCGAAGGACGAGCTGGTGAAGGTCAGCGCCGATTCGCTCAGGCGGGGGGATGCGCTCGAGCGTCGCCGCGCGGCGTTCGTCGCGGGAGGCGTCAACCAAATGCAAGGGTCCGTCTTGACCGAACGAGACGCGGCCGGGTCTCGCGTTTTCACATTTAGAGATTGCTATCGGCTTGCCGTCGATTCCACGGAATGGCGCGGCGTGTTGCCGTCTGGATTCGCGCTTGATGCGCGAGAGACGGCCCTCAACGGCGCGGTACCAGCGGCAGCCAGCTTCACACCCAGTCGCGGCGGCGTCGCGGGAGGGGTCGGCGGTGCGCGGGGCGGTGCGGCGTCGGGCGCGGCTCAACCGACCGCCAGCAGTATTCCGGCAGCGGCTCCGGCTCCGGCGGTCAATTCGGTGCGCGCTCTGGACTCCAACGGACGCGTTGGGCCGACGGCCATCGGGCTGTGGTTCTTGGGCCACGCGGACACGATTGGCGTCCGGTTGTCGAGAAGCGACTCCAGCCACAAGCTCGTCACGCTTTTGATGACCGGAAGCGGCTCGAGCGCGCGCGTGATCGCGGGCGACCGCGCGGACAGCGTGCGCGTCGCCCGGGTGTCGTGCCCGCGATAG
- a CDS encoding GNAT family N-acetyltransferase yields the protein MSDPPHAVVVRRAGTNEHDAGLLAALGARLFEEAFGPMNEPENVQLFLAKTYSPDLQLAELRDTDRAAWVAEAEGEAIGYAIARLGSRSPSVFARRPAELQRIYAARAWHGRGVGAALMDACVAQARAWGCDVLWLGVWEENPRGIAFYEKAGFRRVGEQRFLVGTDSQRDHVMALSLA from the coding sequence GTGAGCGACCCGCCACACGCCGTCGTCGTACGCCGCGCCGGGACGAACGAGCACGACGCCGGGCTGCTGGCCGCACTGGGCGCCAGGCTGTTCGAGGAGGCGTTCGGCCCGATGAACGAGCCGGAGAATGTCCAGCTGTTCTTGGCCAAGACGTACTCGCCCGATCTTCAGCTCGCGGAACTCCGCGACACGGATCGCGCCGCGTGGGTCGCGGAGGCCGAGGGCGAGGCGATCGGCTACGCGATCGCCCGCCTCGGTTCGCGATCGCCTTCTGTTTTCGCTCGGCGGCCGGCGGAGCTCCAGCGGATCTACGCGGCTCGCGCCTGGCACGGCCGCGGCGTCGGCGCGGCTCTGATGGACGCATGCGTCGCACAGGCGCGTGCGTGGGGCTGCGACGTTCTCTGGCTAGGCGTTTGGGAAGAGAATCCGCGCGGCATCGCGTTCTACGAAAAGGCGGGCTTTCGCCGCGTTGGCGAGCAGCGTTTTCTTGTCGGTACCGATTCGCAACGGGATCACGTGATGGCGCTCAGCCTCGCGTAG
- a CDS encoding flippase-like domain-containing protein produces MNWKRWAFTFASFAAVIGVSAFFIVRWWRAGSTIRLPLEAHLLAIAAVLTEIITRSWKIQWSAKAAHIELDFMTALRTTLAGDFGASITPARSGAEPARFLVLAESGIETSSALVVLFAELFLESLSLATVVIVVAIVFRHAGFVLKALVGVVGVYAGFVIGVGVIAVVLARRHVDDTPPHWAIRLRLGGKRWTKIHRWFTQVRATVDRMRHIEFRWAAGAYFMSVMHVAMRLCVLPALVLGAGADAPLAPLALWPLGLLYGAAIVPAPGGGGAVELAFRAALAGVIGPRLFAAALLWWRFYTFYIYIILGAIVAGNTALRAVRKTQEMSQFEAA; encoded by the coding sequence GTGAACTGGAAACGCTGGGCATTCACCTTCGCGTCGTTCGCGGCGGTGATCGGCGTCTCCGCCTTCTTCATCGTTCGCTGGTGGCGCGCCGGCAGCACGATTCGCCTCCCGCTGGAAGCGCATCTCCTGGCGATCGCGGCGGTGTTGACCGAAATCATCACGCGCTCATGGAAGATTCAGTGGAGCGCCAAGGCCGCGCACATCGAGCTCGATTTCATGACGGCGCTGCGCACGACGCTCGCCGGAGACTTCGGCGCGTCGATCACGCCGGCGCGCTCCGGGGCCGAGCCGGCCCGATTCCTCGTCCTTGCCGAGTCGGGGATCGAAACGTCGAGCGCGCTGGTCGTGCTGTTCGCCGAGTTGTTTTTGGAATCGCTGTCGCTGGCGACGGTAGTGATCGTCGTCGCGATTGTCTTTCGGCACGCCGGCTTCGTGCTGAAAGCGCTGGTCGGGGTCGTCGGCGTGTACGCCGGCTTCGTGATCGGCGTCGGCGTGATCGCCGTCGTTCTGGCGCGGCGGCACGTCGACGACACGCCGCCTCATTGGGCGATCCGTCTCCGTCTCGGCGGCAAGCGATGGACGAAAATCCATCGGTGGTTCACACAAGTACGCGCGACCGTGGACCGGATGCGGCACATCGAGTTTCGGTGGGCGGCCGGCGCCTATTTCATGTCCGTGATGCACGTCGCGATGCGACTGTGCGTGTTGCCCGCGCTCGTTCTGGGCGCCGGCGCCGACGCACCGCTCGCGCCGCTCGCGCTCTGGCCACTCGGTCTGCTCTACGGCGCGGCGATCGTCCCCGCGCCCGGCGGCGGCGGGGCCGTGGAGCTGGCGTTTCGCGCCGCGCTGGCGGGCGTCATCGGCCCGCGTCTCTTTGCGGCCGCATTGCTGTGGTGGCGTTTTTACACGTTCTACATCTACATCATTCTCGGCGCGATCGTCGCCGGAAATACGGCGTTGCGCGCCGTACGAAAGACCCAGGAAATGAGCCAATTCGAGGCCGCCTGA